In one window of Zingiber officinale cultivar Zhangliang chromosome 11A, Zo_v1.1, whole genome shotgun sequence DNA:
- the LOC122032832 gene encoding wall-associated receptor kinase 5-like: protein MEFIGKLLLHIILLISLEGATSWLMEHENFTLPSNCSKTCGDIQIEYPFGIGINCSYAVGFNLTCSQDQDHPRLLLGDGNIQVRAFDMNEGLVIIESPYATLDVDAQSNHTALINLKDLPLSYNLLSTDFGSSFGYNILHVAGCSVTAIIVDLDTNTAIDSCNTICSTTINTPTTHQIYMSRNGYCSIDLYSVRFSNLSLAIQLNRLDEKMDHIIINSTSSIIATIYDDELTDYDDFQRFIDDRNRTGMMASLAWYFNDYSTCKEAMERTNTYACLSDRSECYDVVLYEETSGYNCRCSSDYVGNPYLHDGCKLDKNFTFTPAKDCQPKCGNVTISFPFGLKQGCYRDEDFALTCNETSSPPTLLFRDYVVSNISVKEGQLEYTIDFYSDNRNSHFTSSKAQKDQTIMDWVIDNQSCKDAAKDNTIFACIYENSSCLDVKNEGYRCICKHGYDGNPYLPFPDGCQVTKTSFLTFSNACILYWYVYFDVLTKFFGILDINECNSSSKVCTGNCINTNGSFYCICPQGTSGDPVQGVCLPNKRNSLLFGVILGASIGTSLLLLCIALVIVGKKWKQRNQQKIKKRNFLRNHGLLLQQLISTSDHVEERTNIFSLEEIEKATNNFDETRVLGRGGHGTVYKGILSDQRVVAIKKSKIVKTSEIDQFINEIAILSQMNHRNVVKLLGCCLETEVPLLIYEFISNGTLSDHLHVSQDESKLSWDDRLRIASESAGALAYLHSAASMSVFHRDVKSSNILLDDTFKAKVSDFGASRFIPLDQTHIVTAIHGTFGYIDPEYYQTSQLTEKSDVYSFGIILLELLTGKKPIFSTKDGLQQNLAMNFLQATRENTLLDLIEDRVLQEGTKQEFLEISSLIEICLNLKGAKRPTMKEVEYKLQSMRKVRMKKKGVCILEGNEDVECLLSMTSHSSSQLVDEISQGNTRNYSFEKELMWSQNCAR from the exons ATGGAATTCATCGGCAAATTGCTGTTACATATTATATTATTGATATCATTGGAGGGTGCTACAAGTTGGCTAATGGAACATGAGAATTTTACTCTCCCTTCCAATTGTTCCAAAACATGCGGTGATATACAAATTGAGTATCCTTTTGGCATTGGCATTAATTGTTCTTATGCTGTTGGATTTAATCTTACTTGTTCACAAGACCAGGATCATCCAAGACTCTTGTTAGGAGATGGCAATATCCAAGTAAGAGCTTTTGATATGAACGAGGGGCTGGTCATCATTGAATCACCATATGCCACATTGGATGTGGATGCACAATCTAATCACACTGCATTGATCAATCTTAAGGATTTACCTCTGTCTTATAACTTACTTTCAACTGATTTTGGAAGCTCATTTGGATATAACATATTGCATGTGGCCGGTTGTAGTGTTACTGCCATTATTGTTGATTTGGATACCAATACTGCGATAGATTCTTGCAATACAATATGCTCCACTACTATCAACACTCCAACTACTCATCAGATATATATGTCTAGAAATGGATATTGTAGCATTGACTTGTATAGTGTAAGATTTAGCAATCTTTCATTGGCCATTCAGTTAAATCGACTTGATGAGAAAATGGATCATATTATCATCAATAGTACCTCCAGCATCATAGCCACCATATATGATGATGAACTAACTGATTATGATGACTTCCAAAGATTTATAGACGATAGGAATAGAACTGGAATGATGGCCTCTCTCGCTTGGTACTTCAATGACTATTCAACATGCAAAGAGGCTATGGAGAGGACCAACACTTATGCATGTCTTAGTGATAGAAGTGAATGTTATGATGTCGTCCTTTATGAAGAAACCAGTGGCTACAATTGTCGATGTTCTTCAGATTATGTGGGCAATCCCTACCTGCATGATGGTTGTAAATTAG ATAAAAATTTTACATTCACTCCTGCAAAAGATTGTCAACCCAAATGCGGAAATGTTACAATTTCCTTTCCCTTCGGGCTAAAACAAGGTTGTTATCGAGACGAAGACTTTGCTCTAACATGCAATGAAACCTCCAGCCCTCCAACTCTCCTATTTAGAGACTATGTAGTGAGCAACATTTCAGTGAAGGAAGGCCAACTGGAGTATACTATTGATTTTTATTCAGATAATAGAAATTCACATTTCACTTCCTCGAAGGCTCAGAAGGATCAGACAATCATGGATTGGGTAATAGACAACCAATCTTGCAAGGATGCTGCAAAAGACAACACCATCTTCGCATGTATCTATGAAAACAGCTCATGTTTGGATGTAAAAAATGAGGGGTATAGATGCATATGCAAACATGGTTACGATGGGAATCcttaccttccttttcctgaTGGATGTCAAGTTACAAAAACATCCTTTCTCACTTTTTCTAATGCATGTATTCTATAT TGGTATGTATATTTTGATGTATTGACAAagttttttggaattttagatatCAATGAATGTAATTCTTCATCAAAAGTTTGCACTGGAAATTGTATAAATACAAATGGAAGTTTCTATTGCATATGTCCCCAAGGAACATCTGGTGATCCTGTTCAAGGAGTATGCCTCCCCAACAAAAGGAATTCTCTTTTATTTG GTGTCATCCTTGGTGCTAGCATTGGAACGAGTCTCTTGCTCTTATGCATAGCATTGGTCATCGTAGGCAAAAAAtggaagcaaagaaatcaacagAAAATCAAAAAAAGGAATTTTCTAAGGAATCATGGTTTGCTACTTCAACAGTTAATCTCCACAAGTGATCATGTTGAAGAGAGAACAAACATATTTTCTCTGGAAGAAATAGAAAAGGCAACAAATAATTTTGATGAAACTCGAGTGCTTGGAAGGGGAGGACATGGAACAGTTTATAAAGGAATTCTATCAGATCAACGAGTTGTTGCCATCAAAAAGTCAAAAATAGTTAAGACGAGTGAGATTGACCAATTTATAAACGAGATTGCGATTCTTTCTCAGATGAACCATAGGAATGTAGTTAAGCTTCTTGGATGTTGTTTAGAAACCGAAGTTCCTTTACTGATTTATGAATTTATCTCTAACGGGACCCTTTCTGATCATCTACATGTTTCACAAGATGAATCTAAATTATCATGGGATGATCGTCTCAGGATTGCTTCAGAATCTGCAGGAGCGCTTGCCTATCTACACTCAGCTGCTTCTATGTCTGTCTTCCATAGGGATGTCAAGTCATCAAATATTCTTTTAGATGATACTTTTAAAGCAAAGGTATCGGACTTTGGAGCATCAAGATTTATTCCTCTTGATCAAACACACATAGTTACTGCCATACATGGTACCTTTGGGTATATCGATCCAGAGTATTATCAAACAAGTCAGTTGACAGAGAAAAGTGATGTTTATAGTTTTGGAATTATTCTTCTTGAACTTTTAACTGGAAAGAAGCCCATCTTCTCAACCAAAGATGGGTTACAACAAAATCTAGCCATGAATTTCCTTCAAGCAACAAGAGAGAATACGCTGCTTGATCTTATAGAAGATCGTGTCTTGCAAGAAGGAACAAAGCAAGAGTTTCTTGAAATCAGTAGTCTGATAGAAATATGCCTAAATTTGAAAGGTGCGAAAAGGCCTACAATGAAAGAAGTTGAATATAAATTGCAAAGCATGAGAAAGGTTAGAATGAAAAAGAAAGGAGTTTGTATTCTAGAAGGGAATGAAGATGTTGAATGTTTACTCAGTATGACATCTCACTCTTCCTCACAATTGGTGGATGAAATAAGTCAAGGAAATACTAGGAATTATAGCTTTGAGAAGGAACTTATGTGGTCACAAAATTGCGCTCGTTAA